A stretch of the Nitrospirota bacterium genome encodes the following:
- a CDS encoding DUF1794 domain-containing protein, whose amino-acid sequence MPARLACCGARLPSGVPHGRGDEPAVMHYGASQSSALPSGRARIETVLDRSHHGLAHRRAGPFHEEVGYWLWDPKEKQVLRCFIVPRGVSGIAGGTAEPTAKSFTLSAEAGSETYGICSNRFLDRAFKTVRYELTVTVHNTQTFSYEEDTQLRIKGQGQPFHHRDKNRLKRMQSV is encoded by the coding sequence ATGCCGGCCCGCTTGGCTTGCTGCGGCGCGCGCCTTCCATCAGGCGTTCCCCACGGTCGTGGGGATGAACCAGCCGTGATGCACTACGGGGCAAGTCAGAGTAGCGCCCTTCCTTCGGGAAGGGCGAGGATTGAAACAGTTCTCGACCGATCGCACCACGGCCTGGCGCATCGGAGAGCAGGCCCGTTTCACGAAGAAGTTGGGTACTGGCTCTGGGACCCCAAGGAGAAACAAGTCCTGCGCTGTTTCATCGTGCCGCGCGGGGTCTCCGGCATCGCCGGGGGAACGGCGGAACCCACGGCAAAATCCTTCACGCTCTCCGCAGAGGCGGGATCGGAGACCTACGGCATCTGCTCGAACCGGTTCCTGGATCGGGCGTTCAAGACGGTCCGTTACGAACTGACCGTCACCGTCCACAACACCCAGACCTTCAGCTATGAAGAGGACACGCAGCTGCGCATCAAGGGGCAAGGCCAGCCGTTTCATCACCGCGACAAGAACCGTCTGAAGCGCATGCAGTCCGTCTAA
- a CDS encoding PAS domain S-box protein, giving the protein MEIIIPADQYLQEDRDDLWMLLAGGAGLSLLRMELLTIGTRHIITQPLARLSDRLDRDSNKITGGMAISMAGSWGSNELVRFEVFFKKLRAQIFAQQSRIQEHEAALAINNIRLQEQVEQQTRACLASEQEMQAMLDYVNDAIVYIDLEGAIQWGNRAMERLADWPSPDLVGRPIWAFLTPESKASAKPVWLR; this is encoded by the coding sequence TTGGAGATCATCATTCCAGCAGACCAATATCTTCAAGAAGATCGTGACGATTTGTGGATGCTGCTGGCTGGAGGAGCCGGACTGAGCCTGCTGCGAATGGAATTGCTTACAATAGGGACTCGTCACATCATTACGCAACCGCTCGCCCGCTTGTCGGACCGTCTGGACCGAGACAGCAACAAGATCACCGGAGGTATGGCCATTTCAATGGCAGGCTCGTGGGGCAGCAATGAGCTAGTGCGCTTCGAGGTGTTTTTCAAAAAACTGCGGGCGCAGATTTTTGCACAACAGTCCAGGATTCAAGAACACGAGGCCGCGCTGGCCATCAACAATATACGTTTGCAAGAACAGGTCGAGCAACAGACTCGGGCCTGCCTCGCCTCCGAGCAAGAGATGCAAGCGATGCTCGATTACGTCAACGACGCGATCGTATATATCGACCTCGAGGGTGCCATTCAGTGGGGCAACCGAGCGATGGAACGGCTCGCAGACTGGCCGAGTCCCGATCTGGTCGGACGACCTATCTGGGCATTCCTCACGCCAGAGTCCAAGGCCAGCGCCAAGCCCGTTTGGCTGCGCTGA
- a CDS encoding DUF3365 domain-containing protein yields the protein MHRKNFWWGLAVGAFVTCLLGQLGLSSGSKAIDPPNGIPPEMVAEYLHAVIQADRAVYTTEVVERMQLRGVVSAAENWRESGRLPLPAQFLIEAGRLVAEQRNGLRFRLISNWAINKRNSPTTEFEKAGLAEVQAHSDRPYTGFTTEGGTRYFQALYADKAVSQSCIGCHNAHPDSPKNDFKLQGVIGGLLLLIPLAP from the coding sequence ATGCATCGCAAAAATTTTTGGTGGGGCCTCGCTGTCGGCGCATTCGTCACCTGCCTCCTCGGCCAGTTGGGTCTTTCCTCGGGAAGCAAGGCCATCGATCCGCCCAATGGCATCCCCCCCGAAATGGTTGCCGAGTATCTGCATGCAGTTATCCAGGCAGATCGAGCCGTGTACACCACGGAGGTGGTGGAGCGGATGCAGCTGCGCGGCGTCGTCTCTGCCGCAGAAAATTGGCGAGAGAGCGGACGGCTCCCCTTGCCGGCTCAATTTTTGATCGAGGCCGGCCGGTTGGTGGCGGAGCAGAGGAACGGCCTTCGATTCCGGCTCATCAGCAATTGGGCCATCAACAAACGGAACAGCCCAACGACCGAGTTCGAGAAGGCCGGGCTGGCGGAGGTCCAGGCCCATAGCGATCGCCCTTACACGGGCTTCACGACCGAGGGCGGCACGCGTTACTTCCAAGCCCTCTATGCCGACAAAGCGGTTTCTCAGAGTTGCATCGGCTGCCATAACGCCCATCCCGACAGTCCGAAAAATGATTTCAAGCTCCAGGGCGTCATAGGCGGGCTGCTGCTGCTGATCCCGCTCGCCCCCTAG
- a CDS encoding tetratricopeptide repeat protein translates to MLRLLSARTIRTMAPALVPRRPAGRVCQVACLWLLFLWAVLPAHAQEALEVYELNYSRGAMAFGLGHYEQAETFFRAALEAKPDDPEAGNYLGQSLLRRKQYAEAEALFRRMLALDASSGPAWLGLGIVQYHQQQYAEAKASLLAAEKVQPDDALVHLFLGLVHHALGEFEAAPDRFQRAAELSPDLAPTAQYYSGVAHFRRGAFTEAKQTLEAAIAAAPEADYAAAAKDLLAQAPAEAPKAEPSAWKVTAAGGMEYDTNVVLLPGGTSPPAGATGISRQSDYRTVLNGSVDYRALQLDRFAGGISYSIYQSFHSKLSGFDVEDHAPSAYVQYQDGPVSLNLQYIYNYTLVGRSPYLNANTALTSLTLSESDVTSTVLQFRYMDKVFRDGRFLLNSSRNGKNWLVGLTQYLALGEKGRAWLGYIFDTDVTGGGSPKVAGPPNQLDNADWAYQGHHITTGLELPPVYTVAVSLAFDWIHQQYLNPNSYAVDPTTRRRDNIYSFTGAASRDLNDQLSLTFQYTYMRDDTNVDVFSYTRSIYSLMLNASF, encoded by the coding sequence ATGCTGCGCTTGTTGTCCGCCCGAACGATTCGAACCATGGCCCCGGCTCTTGTTCCCCGCCGGCCCGCCGGTCGGGTCTGTCAGGTCGCCTGCTTGTGGCTCCTGTTTTTGTGGGCGGTCCTTCCCGCTCATGCCCAGGAGGCGCTGGAAGTCTACGAATTGAACTACTCGCGCGGCGCCATGGCCTTCGGGCTGGGCCACTACGAGCAGGCCGAAACATTTTTCCGCGCCGCCCTCGAGGCGAAACCGGACGATCCCGAGGCCGGCAACTATCTGGGCCAGTCGCTGCTGCGCCGCAAGCAGTATGCCGAGGCCGAAGCGCTGTTCCGGCGCATGCTCGCGCTGGATGCCTCGTCCGGCCCTGCCTGGTTGGGCCTGGGCATCGTCCAATACCATCAACAGCAGTATGCGGAGGCCAAAGCCAGTTTGCTCGCCGCCGAGAAAGTCCAGCCAGACGATGCGCTGGTGCATCTCTTTCTCGGTCTAGTCCATCATGCACTGGGCGAGTTCGAGGCGGCGCCGGACCGGTTTCAGCGGGCCGCGGAGTTGAGCCCGGACCTGGCGCCGACCGCCCAGTATTACAGCGGCGTGGCGCACTTTCGCCGCGGGGCCTTCACCGAAGCGAAGCAGACGCTGGAGGCGGCGATTGCGGCGGCGCCGGAGGCGGACTATGCCGCGGCAGCCAAGGACCTGCTCGCGCAGGCGCCGGCGGAGGCGCCCAAGGCCGAGCCCAGCGCCTGGAAGGTGACCGCCGCGGGCGGGATGGAATACGACACGAACGTGGTGCTGCTGCCCGGCGGCACCTCCCCGCCGGCCGGCGCCACCGGCATTTCCCGGCAGAGCGACTATCGGACGGTGCTCAACGGGTCCGTGGACTATCGCGCCCTGCAGCTCGATCGGTTCGCCGGCGGCATCTCCTACTCGATCTACCAGAGCTTCCATTCCAAGCTCAGCGGCTTCGACGTGGAGGACCATGCGCCCAGCGCCTACGTGCAATATCAAGACGGGCCTGTCAGCCTCAACCTGCAATACATTTATAACTACACGCTGGTGGGACGCTCGCCGTACCTGAACGCGAACACGGCCCTGACCTCGTTGACCCTGAGCGAATCCGACGTCACCTCGACGGTGCTCCAGTTCCGATACATGGACAAGGTCTTTCGCGACGGGCGGTTTCTGCTGAACTCCTCGCGCAACGGCAAAAACTGGCTGGTGGGCCTGACCCAATATCTCGCCTTGGGGGAAAAGGGCCGGGCCTGGCTGGGCTACATCTTCGACACGGATGTGACGGGCGGCGGCTCGCCCAAGGTGGCGGGCCCGCCCAACCAGCTGGACAATGCCGATTGGGCCTACCAGGGCCATCACATCACGACGGGGCTGGAGCTGCCGCCCGTCTACACCGTGGCGGTGTCCCTGGCGTTCGACTGGATTCATCAGCAGTATCTGAACCCGAATTCCTACGCGGTGGACCCCACGACCCGTCGGCGTGATAACATCTATAGCTTCACGGGGGCGGCCAGCCGGGACTTGAACGACCAACTGTCGCTGACGTTTCAGTACACGTATATGCGGGACGACACGAACGTGGACGTGTTCAGCTATACCAGAAGCATCTATTCGCTGATGCTGAACGCCTCGTTTTAA
- a CDS encoding ribbon-helix-helix protein, CopG family: MKRPRVPVTVSVPSELAVRFEKLAKTEAKNKSQLFRDMFTAYEQRRREEEFHRLQRYGVRQARKKGLVTEAEVEALVLQGR; this comes from the coding sequence ATGAAGCGGCCTCGGGTTCCCGTAACCGTCTCGGTGCCGTCAGAACTGGCTGTACGGTTTGAAAAGCTGGCCAAGACCGAAGCGAAGAATAAGAGCCAGTTGTTCCGCGACATGTTTACGGCCTACGAACAGCGGCGGCGAGAAGAAGAGTTCCATCGCCTTCAGCGCTACGGAGTGCGCCAGGCCCGCAAGAAAGGCCTTGTGACCGAGGCTGAGGTTGAAGCCCTGGTGTTGCAAGGCCGCTGA
- a CDS encoding dipeptide epimerase, whose protein sequence is MSSDPTAITKIELWPADLPLMDPFVVATGSRVTAELLFLRITLAGGVQGYGEIAPFPEVGGEDRASALAAATELGRMALGRSVTEYEPLGSLFYEQAANHPAARCGLETALLDALCRHLRIPLWGFWGAADVRTRETDITIPIADREKTVALARGWAQRGFRTFKTKVGTDVEGDIRRLEAIHRALPGSAFIADANQGFTVEACRRFLAELKKIGVTLLLLEQPVPREDWEGMAALAKETGVPVAADESVRSLEDAQRVARTQVAQVVNIKITKTGLLQAIEIAKFAKGAGLSLMAGGMVEARVAMGCSFALVLGLGGFDYLDLDTPLLLATDPVTGGFRYEGPILHPWSGPGLDLTVAPTGTVTTIE, encoded by the coding sequence ATGTCCAGCGACCCGACCGCGATCACGAAAATCGAGCTCTGGCCGGCGGACCTGCCGCTGATGGACCCCTTCGTCGTGGCCACGGGCAGCCGCGTGACCGCCGAACTCCTGTTCCTGCGCATCACGCTGGCGGGCGGCGTCCAGGGCTATGGCGAGATCGCGCCGTTTCCCGAAGTCGGCGGGGAGGATCGCGCCTCCGCGTTGGCGGCGGCCACGGAGCTGGGCCGTATGGCCCTGGGCCGATCGGTCACGGAGTATGAGCCGCTCGGCAGCCTGTTCTACGAGCAGGCCGCCAACCATCCGGCCGCGCGCTGCGGGCTGGAGACGGCGCTGCTGGATGCCCTCTGCCGCCACTTGCGTATCCCCCTCTGGGGCTTCTGGGGCGCGGCGGACGTGAGGACGCGCGAGACGGACATCACCATTCCCATCGCCGACCGGGAGAAGACCGTTGCCCTGGCGCGCGGCTGGGCGCAACGAGGATTTCGGACCTTCAAAACCAAAGTCGGCACGGACGTGGAAGGGGATATCCGCCGGCTGGAGGCCATCCATCGCGCGCTACCCGGGAGCGCCTTCATCGCGGACGCGAACCAGGGCTTCACCGTCGAGGCCTGCCGGAGATTCCTCGCCGAGCTCAAAAAGATCGGCGTCACGCTCCTGTTATTGGAGCAGCCGGTCCCGCGGGAGGATTGGGAGGGGATGGCGGCACTGGCGAAAGAAACAGGGGTGCCGGTGGCAGCCGACGAGTCGGTCCGCTCGCTGGAAGATGCGCAACGGGTGGCCAGGACTCAGGTGGCGCAGGTCGTCAACATCAAGATCACCAAGACCGGCCTGCTGCAGGCCATCGAGATCGCCAAGTTTGCAAAAGGCGCGGGGTTGTCCCTCATGGCCGGGGGCATGGTCGAGGCGCGGGTGGCCATGGGCTGTTCCTTCGCGCTCGTGCTGGGATTGGGCGGATTCGACTATCTGGATTTGGACACGCCCCTGCTGCTGGCAACCGATCCCGTCACAGGCGGCTTCCGCTACGAGGGCCCCATCCTCCACCCCTGGTCCGGCCCAGGCCTGGACCTGACGGTAGCGCCCACCGGCACCGTGACGACCATCGAATGA
- a CDS encoding type II toxin-antitoxin system MqsA family antitoxin, with the protein MTCVICKQGETRPGTATVTLEREGATVVIKGVPAHVCKNCGEEYVEEGVTARLLKTAEEAVRSGVQVDVRTYAAA; encoded by the coding sequence ATGACCTGCGTGATTTGTAAACAGGGTGAGACCCGGCCTGGGACCGCGACGGTCACGCTCGAGCGCGAAGGCGCGACCGTGGTGATCAAAGGAGTGCCGGCGCATGTGTGCAAGAATTGCGGTGAAGAATACGTGGAGGAGGGCGTCACCGCGCGCCTGTTGAAGACAGCCGAGGAGGCCGTCCGATCAGGCGTACAGGTGGATGTCAGGACCTATGCAGCAGCCTAG
- a CDS encoding type III restriction endonuclease subunit R produces the protein MSAQSYEVPEPILNPPYSEPAKYWNLEEGRAPVKMTGRRPAGYFYRDPRIPAESGDGEHEARGQWMPLTLVNLIRERMGAWRLQGYPGVSRTTLELVNYWQREGRQHRLFFAQREAAETIIFLTEARADFLQGILVPRDEPSADRQAEGYRGFLRYACKMATGSGKTTVMGMLAAWSILNKVNDRSDARFSDVVLVVCPNVTIRSRLGELDPRHGEASLYRTRDLVPSHLMADLVQGRVLMTNWHVFEPQIVQVGGTSAKVTKAGVPTRVRETITIGAKKTTARGKRYLTLDDLTRQAAAGLIQVVKEERDHDGTIKKVVVESTKYVESDTALVERVLGRDIGGKQNLLVFNDEAHHAYRIKQAEPDEGDEDESDDDDFEEFFKEATVWVEGLDRIDKLRSINFCLDLSATPYFLGRVGQDTNKTFPWVVSDFGLTDAIESGLVKIPQLAVRDTTGSEIPGYFNIWRWILKQLTPAERGGKKASPKPEAILKWAHTPIAILSGFWDVLRKEWESTKDDPRPPVFIVVCKNTKIAKVIFDWLAKNEPPSGIPPLGLDAFTNHNGFDRTIRVDSKVVQETDTGEAKNDESRWMRLTLDTVGKRTWPSDRQERPIYPEGFEELANKLERPLHPPGRDVRCIVSVAMLTEGWDCNTVTHIIGLRPFMSQLLCEQVVGRGLRRASYSDFTEDGRLVEEVAKVFGVPFEVIPFKENKGQATPQPKRHHVHAIPEKAVFEIRFPRVEGYQQAIRNRVMVDWKTVPTLRLDPNKIPNEVELKAALPTNRGRPSLTGPGKIESVDLNPFRSGKRLQELAFDLARDVTRGYVAQPSCQAPAHVLFPQIVRIVQQYLQEKIEPVPPANVLDVFLSPYYGWVIEVLVAHGIRPDVTQGEIPEVPRYETSRGPGTTSEVDFWTSRDVREVVKSHLNYVVADTKQWEQAAAYHIDRHSAVEAFAKNAGLGFAIPYLHNGQMHDYVPDFLIRLKTEPASYLILETKGYDPLEEVKRAAAERWVAAVNADGTYGRWQYAIAKKVSDIPEIIKTASALK, from the coding sequence ATGAGCGCTCAGTCCTACGAAGTCCCTGAACCAATTCTGAATCCCCCATACAGCGAGCCCGCCAAGTACTGGAACCTGGAAGAGGGCCGTGCTCCCGTCAAAATGACCGGCCGACGACCAGCCGGCTACTTCTATCGCGATCCGAGAATTCCCGCAGAATCTGGAGACGGTGAACACGAGGCCCGCGGTCAATGGATGCCGCTGACACTCGTGAATCTGATCCGTGAGCGCATGGGCGCTTGGCGCTTGCAAGGCTATCCCGGTGTCTCACGCACGACGTTGGAATTGGTGAACTACTGGCAACGGGAAGGGCGGCAGCATCGCTTGTTCTTTGCCCAGCGAGAAGCTGCCGAGACGATTATCTTTTTAACCGAGGCCCGCGCCGATTTCCTTCAGGGCATTTTGGTGCCACGCGATGAACCCAGCGCTGATCGTCAAGCGGAGGGCTATCGGGGCTTCCTCCGCTACGCCTGCAAGATGGCGACCGGGTCCGGCAAGACGACGGTGATGGGTATGCTGGCGGCCTGGAGCATCCTGAACAAAGTGAATGACCGGAGCGATGCGCGGTTTTCCGACGTGGTGCTGGTGGTCTGTCCTAATGTCACGATTCGCAGCCGCCTCGGCGAACTCGACCCTCGCCACGGCGAGGCCAGTCTCTATCGCACACGCGATCTCGTTCCAAGCCATCTGATGGCCGACCTTGTGCAAGGCCGTGTGCTGATGACCAACTGGCACGTCTTCGAGCCGCAAATCGTCCAGGTCGGCGGGACCAGCGCCAAAGTGACCAAGGCCGGAGTCCCTACGCGAGTGCGTGAGACGATCACCATTGGGGCGAAGAAGACTACGGCGAGGGGGAAGCGCTATCTCACTCTGGACGATCTTACCCGTCAGGCGGCGGCGGGATTGATACAGGTTGTGAAGGAAGAACGAGATCATGATGGGACGATCAAGAAGGTGGTCGTCGAATCGACGAAGTATGTGGAGAGCGATACGGCACTCGTCGAACGTGTGCTGGGCCGGGACATTGGCGGGAAGCAGAACCTGCTCGTTTTCAACGACGAAGCCCACCATGCCTATCGGATCAAGCAGGCAGAGCCAGATGAAGGCGATGAAGATGAGAGTGACGATGACGACTTCGAGGAGTTTTTCAAAGAGGCCACCGTATGGGTGGAAGGACTCGACCGCATTGATAAGCTTCGCAGCATCAATTTCTGTCTCGATTTGTCGGCCACCCCGTATTTTCTCGGTCGTGTCGGCCAGGATACGAACAAGACATTCCCATGGGTCGTGAGCGATTTTGGGCTGACCGATGCCATTGAATCGGGTCTGGTGAAAATTCCTCAACTGGCTGTCCGAGATACGACCGGCTCCGAGATACCCGGCTACTTCAATATCTGGAGATGGATACTCAAGCAACTGACTCCCGCCGAGCGGGGCGGCAAGAAAGCTAGTCCCAAGCCTGAAGCTATTTTGAAGTGGGCGCATACCCCGATTGCCATTCTCTCCGGGTTTTGGGACGTCCTACGAAAGGAATGGGAATCCACCAAGGACGATCCTCGCCCGCCGGTCTTCATCGTTGTGTGCAAGAACACGAAGATTGCAAAAGTCATTTTCGATTGGTTGGCGAAAAACGAACCGCCTTCTGGTATTCCTCCCTTGGGGCTTGATGCGTTTACGAACCATAACGGCTTCGATCGGACTATCCGCGTTGACTCCAAAGTGGTGCAGGAGACTGATACGGGGGAAGCCAAGAATGATGAATCGCGGTGGATGCGTCTGACACTCGATACAGTTGGCAAGCGAACATGGCCGAGTGATCGGCAGGAACGGCCTATCTATCCCGAAGGGTTTGAGGAACTCGCCAATAAGTTAGAGCGACCGCTCCATCCTCCGGGCCGTGATGTGCGGTGCATCGTGAGTGTCGCCATGCTCACGGAGGGATGGGACTGTAACACCGTCACGCACATTATCGGGCTGCGACCGTTCATGTCCCAATTGCTCTGCGAACAGGTGGTGGGCCGAGGGCTCCGACGGGCCAGCTATTCGGACTTTACAGAGGACGGGCGATTGGTTGAAGAGGTCGCCAAGGTATTTGGTGTCCCGTTTGAAGTTATCCCCTTCAAAGAAAACAAAGGGCAGGCTACGCCGCAACCCAAACGGCATCACGTGCATGCGATTCCTGAAAAAGCTGTGTTCGAGATTCGTTTCCCGCGTGTGGAGGGGTACCAGCAAGCCATTCGTAACCGGGTGATGGTGGATTGGAAGACCGTGCCGACTCTTCGCCTTGATCCGAACAAAATTCCTAACGAAGTTGAGCTGAAGGCAGCGTTGCCTACAAACCGGGGACGTCCTTCGCTGACTGGTCCAGGCAAAATTGAAAGCGTCGATCTGAACCCGTTTCGATCAGGCAAGCGCCTCCAAGAGTTGGCTTTTGACCTGGCACGCGATGTCACGCGGGGGTATGTCGCGCAGCCATCGTGCCAAGCGCCGGCTCATGTGCTGTTCCCACAGATCGTTCGGATCGTTCAGCAGTACTTGCAAGAAAAGATCGAGCCGGTGCCGCCCGCGAACGTGCTGGACGTGTTCCTCTCGCCGTACTATGGCTGGGTCATTGAGGTCCTCGTGGCCCATGGTATTCGTCCCGATGTCACGCAAGGCGAGATTCCTGAAGTGCCCCGCTACGAGACGAGCCGTGGCCCTGGTACGACAAGCGAAGTTGATTTCTGGACTAGCCGCGACGTACGGGAGGTCGTGAAGAGTCACTTGAACTATGTCGTCGCTGATACCAAGCAATGGGAACAGGCAGCCGCTTACCACATTGACCGGCATTCTGCGGTCGAGGCTTTTGCGAAGAATGCCGGATTGGGTTTCGCCATTCCCTACCTACACAACGGTCAGATGCACGATTACGTGCCCGACTTTCTTATTCGACTCAAGACAGAGCCCGCAAGCTATCTGATCCTGGAGACCAAGGGGTACGATCCTCTTGAAGAAGTAAAACGGGCTGCGGCTGAACGGTGGGTGGCTGCGGTGAATGCCGATGGAACCTATGGCCGGTGGCAGTATGCCATCGCGAAGAAGGTTTCCGATATTCCAGAGATCATAAAAACAGCATCGGCACTAAAGTAA
- a CDS encoding DUF4258 domain-containing protein produces MSHFRLVFRVHAIQRMFQRRIGEEEVRQVVVTGETIETYPEDKPFPSRLILGWCGSRPVHVVVADNEDAQETIVITVYQPDIEEWEAGFKRRKRR; encoded by the coding sequence ATGAGCCATTTTCGCCTGGTCTTTCGGGTGCATGCCATCCAGCGGATGTTCCAGCGGAGGATCGGAGAGGAGGAAGTGCGACAGGTCGTCGTGACGGGAGAGACCATTGAGACATATCCGGAAGACAAGCCTTTTCCAAGCCGATTGATACTCGGTTGGTGTGGCTCCCGCCCGGTCCATGTCGTGGTGGCCGACAATGAGGATGCTCAGGAAACGATCGTGATCACGGTCTATCAACCGGATATCGAAGAGTGGGAAGCAGGCTTTAAGAGGAGGAAGCGCCGATGA
- a CDS encoding Fic family protein, translating to MTRSDRSDRAGSYQQQPTGYRAFIPAPLPPDPPLRLSGELQGLLSQGDRALGRLDGSVLTLPNPDLFVFMYVRKEAVLSSQIEGTQSSLQDLLEAEADLFGEARPADVAEVVNYVAAMNHGLARLSELPVSVRLIREIHEKLLRGVRGSRMTPGELRRSQNWIGPAGCALNTAAFVPPPPDVVPAALSDLERFLHQDDDLPLLIQIGLAHAQFETIHPFLDGNGRVGRLLITFLLTERGVLHKPVLYLSHYFKANRQAYYDRLQAVRDRGDWESWLAFFLRGVITVSKESAETAKRILHLREQHRGAITHHLGRAAGNGHKVLESLFDRPIVSVSDVVKLTGTTYAAANNLVARLAKLDILAEITGYARNRRFRYDPYVRLFTDETLEAGL from the coding sequence ATGACTAGATCGGATCGATCGGACCGGGCTGGAAGTTATCAGCAGCAGCCTACCGGCTACCGCGCGTTCATTCCGGCCCCGTTGCCACCCGATCCGCCGCTGCGGCTTTCAGGAGAATTGCAGGGGCTGCTCTCGCAGGGTGATCGTGCATTGGGGCGGCTCGACGGCTCGGTCCTCACGCTCCCCAACCCCGATCTTTTCGTCTTCATGTATGTGCGTAAAGAAGCCGTGCTCTCCAGTCAAATCGAAGGGACGCAGAGTTCGCTACAGGACCTGTTGGAGGCTGAAGCCGATCTTTTCGGCGAGGCGCGCCCTGCAGATGTGGCCGAAGTCGTGAACTATGTCGCGGCGATGAACCATGGGCTTGCGCGTCTGTCCGAACTGCCTGTCTCCGTCCGTTTGATTCGGGAGATTCACGAGAAACTCTTGCGCGGCGTGCGCGGCAGCCGAATGACGCCGGGCGAATTGCGTCGCAGCCAGAATTGGATTGGACCTGCGGGGTGCGCGCTCAATACGGCCGCCTTTGTGCCGCCGCCCCCCGACGTTGTGCCGGCGGCACTCTCCGATCTGGAGCGTTTCCTCCACCAGGACGACGATCTGCCGCTCCTGATCCAGATTGGCCTTGCACACGCTCAATTCGAGACCATTCACCCCTTTCTCGACGGCAACGGCCGCGTTGGTCGCTTGCTCATCACCTTTCTGCTTACCGAGCGGGGCGTGCTCCACAAGCCGGTGCTGTACTTGTCACATTACTTCAAAGCCAATCGACAGGCCTACTATGATCGCCTGCAGGCGGTGCGTGATCGCGGGGATTGGGAGTCCTGGCTCGCCTTCTTTCTGCGCGGCGTGATCACGGTGAGCAAGGAATCTGCGGAGACAGCGAAGCGCATCCTTCATCTACGCGAGCAGCATCGCGGTGCGATTACGCATCACCTCGGACGGGCGGCGGGGAACGGGCATAAAGTGCTGGAGTCCTTGTTCGACCGTCCGATCGTCTCGGTGTCCGATGTCGTCAAGCTGACCGGGACGACTTACGCGGCGGCCAACAACCTGGTGGCACGTCTGGCTAAGCTGGATATCCTGGCGGAGATCACCGGTTATGCGCGCAACCGGCGGTTCCGCTACGACCCCTACGTGCGCTTGTTCACCGATGAAACGTTGGAGGCTGGACTATGA